From the genome of Latilactobacillus curvatus JCM 1096 = DSM 20019:
TTGCTTGTAAGACCCGATAACGTCGGTTGATAAATTGACGTAATTGTTGATCTTGCGGACGCATCCCAACAGCAAACTGTTCTGCTGCAAAAGGACTGTCGATGGCTTGAAAATCGCTGCCGTTGTGGCGTGACTTAATTTCAAATTGCGCGTAGACTTCATCAATTAAGAGCCCCTTAATCCGATCGGCCTGTAAGTCGATAAACGCATTGTTATAAGTATCATATAGGATTGGTGCATGGTTGGCAATTCTTTGCTGTAATCGTTTAGGATAACGCTCTAGTTGTTCCATCCCAGATGAGCCCGTTTGAACGCCTAATGGTTGGTTGGCTAAATCAGCCATTTGATTAACAGGGTGTTTCTTGAGCGACACAATCATTTGCCGATTAGTCAGATACGGGTCACTAAACGCAACCCGTTTTGCCCGTTGCGCCGTTTTAGAATAACCACTCCAAATTAAATCAATCGTTTGATTATTCAATTCCGTTTCTTTCATATCCCAATCAATCGACTGAAAGTCAACCCGAATGCCACTCCCCTTAAAAATCGCCCGTGCCAAATCAACATCAAAACCGGTTAATTGACCATTCTTCTCACGGTAAGTCATTGGCACAAAACTATCATCAATCCCGACGACTATTTTTTGGCGTTTTTGAATCGTTGCCCATTGATCAGCCTGCTGATTGCGTTGTGCGCACCCTGCTAAACCAATCATGCTCATCAATAAAGCCGCTATTAATGCTGTTTTTTTAAGCTTCATCATTTTGTTGAACCCCGTTTGGTTGTAATTCAAAGATTTGATCAGCAATCTGGTTGGCAAATTGAATATCATGGGTGACAACAATTTGTGTCATTCCCTGCTGTTTCAAATCTAAAATGAGTTGTGCGACACTTGCCACTAACGATGGATCAAGTGCGCTGGTTGGTTCGTCATAACAGAGAATCTCCGGTTGCATCGCCAATGCGCGGGCAATTGCGACTCGTTGACGTTGACCGCCTGATAGTTGGAACGGATAAGCCATCGCCTGAGCACTTAACCCTAGTTGCTGTAATAATTTTGCGCCATCTGCTTTAGCCTTTTTAGCGGGTTGTTTTTTGACCATGATGGGTGCCAGCGTCACATTCTCAAGGACAGAAAGATGTGGGAATAACCGAAAATCTTGGAAGACAACGCCAATGCGCGCCCCTTGTTCCCGATTACTAGGTTCGTAAGGTTTACCATCAATAATAAACCGTCCGCTATCGGGTTGATCAAGCCCACTCATTAACCGTAATAAAGTTGATTTGCCAGCACCACTTGGACCGACAATCGCTAAAATACTCCCTGATTCAACTGATAAATTTAAGTCGTTCAAAATTTGCCGACCTTTGAAGGATTGATTGATATTTTCTAATTGAAACATGTTGCCGCCTCCTTAGCGATAATAACGATAATAGCGTTCCAAACGCCGTAATGCCCATGTACAAATGGCTGTTAACAATAAATAAATAATCCCGACTAGCAAAAGTGGTAAGAGATTGACATCACGCGCACTTGCGACATTGCCAGCCCGCAGTAAATCCCCAATGCCGATAACATACACTAACGATGAATCTTTAATCAAGTTGATCACTTCGTTACCGACAGACGGTAAGACAATTTTAACCGTTTGGGGCACGATAATTTTAGCGATTGTTTGTGGGTAAGTTAAGCCTAAGACCTCAGCTGCTTCGATCTGACCATTATCAACGGCTTGAAAGCCGCCCCGGAAAATTTCGGCAAAATACGCAGCATAATTCAAAATAAAAGCGATTAAAGCAGCATCGAACCGGTTAAAAACAATTCCGACCACGGGTAAACCATAAAATACAAAAATTAGTTGTAATAATAACGGTGTCCCACGCATCAGCCACACATATAAATCTAAAAGATAATGCAGTGGTTTAAACTTAGCTAATAACCCTAAACTTAATAATAAACCAAGTGGAATCGCGCCAATAATCGTTAGGCCAAAAACAGCCAACGTCATCTGCGCCCCACTTAATAATGCTGGTAAAATCGATAAACTATAGTCAATCATGACAGACTCCTCTCATTTGTCCAAAATAAAAAGCCCTCTTTGCGTTTAAAACACAAAGAGGGCTAAATTTCGCGGTGCCACCTCAAATTTTTGTTTGCCTCACAACAAACAACTCAGTTAGTTTTAGACCAATAAAAAAAGTCCCCTGGATTTCTCCAAGAGGACGAATTTATCGCGGTGCCACCTCAGTTTAATAAACTGCTCACGCAGCTTAAACTTATGTAGTTTCTAAAACTACAGCGATAACGGGCTAACGGATCATCTTTATTCGATGATCAAACTCACGGTTGTGCCATTAATCTCAAGGGCCGACTTCCACCACGCATCAGCTCTCTGAACCTCAAGAATTAATTTGGACCGTTCAACGTTTAATGTATTGTTATTCATTCTATTCAATATTGCATCAAAAGTCAATGGTTAATGTTTATTGCTTACCGAAAAGACGGGCCCAGAAACCAACCTTGTGTTGTTTCAAAGTCATCAATGGAACTGTTTCGCCTAGTAAACGACGGGCAATATTCCGATAGCCTTGGCTTGCTGGGTTTTTCGGATCCATCACAATTGGTTCGCCGGCATTGGACGTCTTGATAACCGCATCATCATCAAAAATAATGCCTAACAATGAAATTGAAAGATGTTTGGTAATTTCATCAACATCCATCGTTTCGCCTTCATTCATCATATGACGCCGAATCCGGTTAATTACTAAGCGTGGCGCAATCCGCATTTCTTCTTCTTCTAGCAAGCCGACAACGCGGTCAGCATCACTAACAGAAGAAATTTCGGGAGTTGCAACCACAATTGCACCGTCTGCACCGGCAATCGCATTTTTAAAGCCAGATTCAATCCCAGCAGGACAATCAAGAATCACAAAATCGAATTCTTCTTTTAATTCATTCACGATGGCGGTGACTTCATCAGGCGTTAACGCTTCTTTATCCGCATTTTGAGCGGCTGGCAATAAGTAAATTTTTTCATCAAAACGTTTATCTTTAATCAGTGCTTGGTGCAACTTAGCACGGCCTTGGGCGACATCCACGATATCATAAATAATGCGGTTGCTCAATCCTAAGACAACATCTAAATTACGCAGACCAATGTCTAAATCTAACAAGCAAACCTTCTTATCTAAAAGCGCAAGCGCCGTCCCAATATTGGCGCTTGATGTTGTTTTACCAACGCCGCCTTTACCGGATGTAATAACCAAAGCTGTTCCCATTTTTATTGCTCCTTCATTTTACGATATAATTTTGGATTAATCTGTTTCAAATCCGTTAACTCACCGTAGTCGATAACATGTAAATCATTGATGAAACTTACACTCTGTGCCGTAAATGGCGTCTTCTTGTGATCGAGAATCTCAACTGCGTCTGCTATCCGCAATTGTAACGCGTGTGATAAATCACCTGCAACAACTGCTTCTGCATTATCTGGAAAACCAGCGTGCACAATCCCGGCAACTTCACCAAGTACGAAGATACTGCCCGTTGCTTTTAACGTTGCGCCTTGGTGTAAATTACCGACGAATAAGACATCGCCAACATAATTGACCTCTTGGCCGCTTCGTAAAACATTGGGTTCAACGTGAATACTATTTTCCCGCCGATCAATCTCAGCCTGTTCAATCGTCATGACTTCCGATTGAATGCTTGTCCCATTAAATTCTGGAAACTGCTCAAAGACGGTCGCCAGTGCTTGCTTTTGCGCATCATTCAACAAGCGTCTACCAGTGGTCAGCTCCAGTTCAATCTGATCGCTCCCCAACTGCGGTTGCTCTAAGCGAATCTTATTCAATAATTCCGCTAGTGCAACTAATGCTTGATCGAAATCCGCACCCGCATCAATGTTTAATTCAAAACCTTCTTTGCGTCCTCGTAACGTGACTGCATCCATAGAAAAATCAAACCCCTTACCGTTCTGATTTTAATTTTAGCAATAAATATTTTAAAGGCAAATACAAAAAGACAAAATAAACCAAATTTAATGCAATTGTCGGTGCTAAAACATTACTAATAAATTCGACTGGTGTTACTGTTGCATAACCAATCAAGCGATTCATGATGTAAATCGTACTCTCGAGTAATGTTAAACACAAGACATCGATTAGCCCAATGAAAAAGGCTGAGTCAGGTAAATATTGTTTTAAATAACGCACTGTATAGATAATGAGCGGCACTGCAAAAGTGTACATCCCGATCATCCCCGTATAATACAAATCGTATAAAAGACCAATCCCTGCTGCATACCACGTAAGTTGGCGTTCCTCTGGTAAAACAAAGGCCGTTACCACTAACACGAGCATAAATAGCCGGCTAATCAACGTATGATCTGGTGTATATAACCATTGTTCACATAAATGACTGATGGCGCCATCCAAATAAAACGCAACGAGTAAGTAGATTGGTAATAAATAGCGCCGTTGTAATCGCGTCACACCCATGCTACTCACCTTCAATCGTTCGTTTGATGACAGTCACAACGGTTAAATTGTTTAAATCAGCAGCTGGGGTCACATAAACAGTTAATGCTAACCCAAAATCGTCTTTCTTAACTGCTGCTACCTTACCAAGGTACAAGCCTTTAGGGGTTAATCCACCTAAACCAGACGTGATTACTTTGTCACCTTTTTCGATTGCCGCATCGGTCTTAATCTGCCCGAGCTTCAATTGTTTCCGGTCAGCATTGTAACCGGACATGATCCCATTAACTTGCTTACCATCTTTGGTATTCACCACAGCAGCAAATCCGTTACTACTTTGATCCGTACTTGAAACGAGTTCAACCTTCGAATTAGTCTTGTTGACTTCAACAATCCGTCCAATAATCCCAGACTCAGACATGACGGGCATATCTTTTTTAAGTCCAGCTAAGGCCCCTTTATTGATAACCAATGCATTTTGCCAATTATCAGGATTCCGGGATAAAACAGACGCATTAACGGTTGTATAATCCGTCAAGGTGCCTTTTAAGCCGAGTTCCTTTTTCAAACTTGCATTTTCTTCTTTGAGGGTTTGGGTTTGAACCTTGGTTTGAGCTAAATCATCAAGTTGTGCTTTAAGTTCTTTGTTTTCCTGGTACGTATTAATCAAGTCTGTTAAGGCATCTACCCCTCGACCAATCCCATTGGCCGGCACGCTAATGACTTGGTTAGTGATGCCCGTTACGTCGTTGCCAAATTGGCGTACGAAACTCGGACTCTTTTTGTTATTGCGTAAACCAACTGACATTGCGATGAAGCCCATGCAGACGATTAGCATGATTAATAACACAATTAACTTCTTATTTGAAAAAAATTTTTGCATGGTTTCTTCGCCACCATCCATCCTTAATATCGTAAAGGTGGGACAAAAACCGGTGATCAGTAGTCCTTCCTATAGCAATCGATTCACAACCCGAATCTGTCACTAATTTAGGCGCTACGTCAACGCTGACCGCTTCTTGTCCCACTTCTACTGAACGATTAATTTTTCTTCATAACATCGATATTCTTTAATGATTCGCCAGTTCCGACTGCAACACAGTCTAAAGGATCTTGAGCGATAAAGACTGGCACTTTAGTAGCATCTGAAATCACTTCTGGTAAGTGTTTCAACAATGCGCCGCCACCAGTTAAGACAATCCCGTGATCAATCACGTCGGCTGCAATTTCTGGTGATGTTTCTTCAAGTGTTTCTTTGATGGCTTCGATAATGGCTGTGACAACTTCTTTGATGGCTTCAGCAATATCAACAGCTTGAATGTCCACTGTCTTAGGTAGCCCAGTTACTAAATCGCGACCACGAATGCTCATCGCTTCAATTTCCTTAGCGCGTTCTGGTGATGCTGAAGCGATTTGGAATTTGATTTGTTCGGCTGTTCTTTCACCAATCAACAAGTTATTGTTTTGACGGATGTAAGAAATGATCGCGTCATCTAACTTGTCGCCAGCCATTCGAATTGAACGGCTTGAAACAATCCCACCTAATGAGATTGTGGCAACGTCTGTTGTCCCGCCACCGATATCAACGACCATGCTACCAGTTGGATCCATCACAGGAAGACCGGCACCAATTGCAGCTGCAAATGGTTCTTCAATGACGTATGCATCACGAGCGCCTGCCACCTTAGTTGCATCGATTACAGCACGTTTTTCAACTTCAGTCACACCACTTGGTACGCAGACCATTACAAATGGCTTGCTAGATGAGCGACCTAATGATTTTTCGATAAAATATTTAAGCATGGCAGCAGTTGTATCGTAATCTGCGATCACGCCATCTTTCATTGGGCGAATTGCCACAATACTACCAGGTGTCCGGCCGATCATGTCGCGGGCTTCTGAGCCAACAGCAATCACGTCACCAGTTTGTGTATTTTTAGCGACAACAGAGGGTTCTCTCAAGACAATGTCTTTACCGTCCATGTATACGAGTGTGTTTGCGGTACCTAAGTCAATACCGATATTTCTAGTCCCTAATCCGAACACTATTTTTCTCTCCTTCAGTTACCAAACGTTTTTATAGTCATTGGCATTATATCATAATTTTACGTAATAAAAAACGCAATGTAACTACTATGTTAACGGATTTTCAGAAAATTTGACAGGTCTCGCCTAAAATTAACAGATTCTTAAAGAAAAAAGCGTTCTCTTTTACTCCACTAAGTAACCCTCTTCTCGCAAACTGAGATACTGCTGGCTTCCAATAATCAAGTGGTCTAGGCATACAATGCCCATCAGTTCACCACAGGCGACAATTCGTTTAGTGAAGGCAATATCTTGCGTTGACGGCGTCAACTGGCCGCTTGGATGATTATGCACCAAAATAAATTTTGCTGCAGAATAACGGACCGCTAATTTAAAGACTTCCCGCGGATGCGCAACTGAACTATCGAGTGTGCCAATATAAATCTGTTTCATCTGAATAATTTGATTTTTAACGTCTAAAAAAACAGCTAGCAGTTGTTCTTGCGTTTCGCCCGCTAGTGTTTCAATCATGCGACGGCCAACCATTTGGCTCGATGCGACCACACCAAACCGGAGAGTTCGTTGCGTTTGCAATCGGTGACTCAATTCACAGATGGCTTGGATTTCAATCGCTTTGACTGGTCCAATTCCTGCCAGTGTTTCCAACTGCGTTAAACTTGCTTGTTCTAAATCCCGAAAGTCAGGATAATGCGCTAGCAATTTGCGCGCCACCTCACCAACAGATAGGTGACTATTACCAGAACGCAAAATGACGATTGCCAATTGCTCGTTCGATAAACTTGCTGCGCCGTACTGCATTAATTGTTCTCTTGGTTGTAATTGTCCTGTATTCCCCGCCATTGTTTGCCTCCCACAAAAAAAGACGCATGACGCGTCTTCTTGGTTTAACTAACAATACGTTAATTAACGGGCTTATTTTTCTAAATACGGAATCACTTGAGCCAAATCCCCAACGGTCGCAAGTGTTTGCTGATTGGTTATCGCAGTTGGTGCAATTAAATCAGGGACCATAATCACCGGAATGGCAGCTTTACTAGCGGCCATCACACCATTAGGTGAGTCTTCTAATACTAGGGCACTAGGCGCTGGTAAGGCTAATCTATCCAACGCTTTTAAAAAGATTTCGGGGTTCGGTTTGCCGTGAGTCACTTCGTCTCCCGCAACAATTTGACTAAACCGTGATTGTAGGCCAGTACTTTGCATAAAGTCATCGACCATGCTGCGGAAATTGCTCGATGCAATCACCCGACTAATCCCCTGATTATCACAGTAATCTAGTAAATCGACTAACCCTGGCTTAATTGCAACACCATCTGCTTCAACAACCGTTGCTACGTTACGGTATGAACGATCAATAAATTCTGTTGCGGCCGTTGCCGAACCAAGCTTTGCTTTAAAATAATTGCGTAAATACGTATCAGTGGTCCCTAAGATGGCATGGTGATCTTCAGGTGTAAAATCAAAGCCCATTTCTTTAGCGGCCCGAATATTGGCTTGGTAATAAATCTTCTCCGAATCAACCAATAGACCGTCCATATCAAAAATAATTCCTCTAGTTGTCATTGACTATTCTCCTTTAAAATATTGGCGAATCGTACTAATTAAATATAGCGAACCCGTTACGAGTAATACATCATCAGCCGACACATCCGCTAATAATTCGGTTAATGCAACCGGCCAGTCCGGTTCAAATGTAATCGTCTCATCAACTGCTGCATATTGGGCCGCTGTTGCCGCGCGTGGATTATCAGGAACCGTAGTCAGCACCATCCGCGTCGCTATTTTTTTGAGCTGTGGTAACATCTCATCCAGATTTTTATCACCAAGCGCTCCGAATAACAGGTAAATGTCACGATTTTTAAATTGATGCCGCGTTGTCTGAACCAATTGCGCCACCCCTTCCGGATTATGTGCACCATCCAAGATAATTAACGGCTCATCGTTGATTTTTTCGAAGCGCCCAGGCCAGTTAACCCGTTTTAAAGCACGTTTGATGTCTCGAACCTCTAGTTTTTGTTGCGTCAACTGTAAGTAACACCAAAATACTTGTAATGCAACCGCGGCGTTTTCAATTTGATAATCCCCCATCAGCGGAATCTGTAATTGTCGATACGTTACCGCGTCATTTTGGAAAGTTAACTGTTGCCCCCAAGTAGGTAACGTTTTGACCGCAGCACTCGAAAAATCACAGCCACTAATGGCTAACGAACTATTCAAACGAGTTGCCGTTTCCTCAACCACCGTCAGTGCTTCTTTTGGTAATTGACCAATCACGACTGGATGACCAGCCTTAATGATCCCGGCTTTTTGAGTCGCAATTTCTGCAAATGTCTTGCCTAATAGAGCCTGAT
Proteins encoded in this window:
- the minD gene encoding septum site-determining protein MinD, whose translation is MGTALVITSGKGGVGKTTSSANIGTALALLDKKVCLLDLDIGLRNLDVVLGLSNRIIYDIVDVAQGRAKLHQALIKDKRFDEKIYLLPAAQNADKEALTPDEVTAIVNELKEEFDFVILDCPAGIESGFKNAIAGADGAIVVATPEISSVSDADRVVGLLEEEEMRIAPRLVINRIRRHMMNEGETMDVDEITKHLSISLLGIIFDDDAVIKTSNAGEPIVMDPKNPASQGYRNIARRLLGETVPLMTLKQHKVGFWARLFGKQ
- a CDS encoding rod shape-determining protein, which encodes MFGLGTRNIGIDLGTANTLVYMDGKDIVLREPSVVAKNTQTGDVIAVGSEARDMIGRTPGSIVAIRPMKDGVIADYDTTAAMLKYFIEKSLGRSSSKPFVMVCVPSGVTEVEKRAVIDATKVAGARDAYVIEEPFAAAIGAGLPVMDPTGSMVVDIGGGTTDVATISLGGIVSSRSIRMAGDKLDDAIISYIRQNNNLLIGERTAEQIKFQIASASPERAKEIEAMSIRGRDLVTGLPKTVDIQAVDIAEAIKEVVTAIIEAIKETLEETSPEIAADVIDHGIVLTGGGALLKHLPEVISDATKVPVFIAQDPLDCVAVGTGESLKNIDVMKKN
- the mreC gene encoding rod shape-determining protein MreC, which encodes MQKFFSNKKLIVLLIMLIVCMGFIAMSVGLRNNKKSPSFVRQFGNDVTGITNQVISVPANGIGRGVDALTDLINTYQENKELKAQLDDLAQTKVQTQTLKEENASLKKELGLKGTLTDYTTVNASVLSRNPDNWQNALVINKGALAGLKKDMPVMSESGIIGRIVEVNKTNSKVELVSSTDQSSNGFAAVVNTKDGKQVNGIMSGYNADRKQLKLGQIKTDAAIEKGDKVITSGLGGLTPKGLYLGKVAAVKKDDFGLALTVYVTPAADLNNLTVVTVIKRTIEGE
- a CDS encoding amino acid ABC transporter substrate-binding protein, with product MMKLKKTALIAALLMSMIGLAGCAQRNQQADQWATIQKRQKIVVGIDDSFVPMTYREKNGQLTGFDVDLARAIFKGSGIRVDFQSIDWDMKETELNNQTIDLIWSGYSKTAQRAKRVAFSDPYLTNRQMIVSLKKHPVNQMADLANQPLGVQTGSSGMEQLERYPKRLQQRIANHAPILYDTYNNAFIDLQADRIKGLLIDEVYAQFEIKSRHNGSDFQAIDSPFAAEQFAVGMRPQDQQLRQFINRRYRVLQANGTLAKLKAKWFKE
- a CDS encoding bifunctional folylpolyglutamate synthase/dihydrofolate synthase codes for the protein MLVTDYETALAYIHSRPRLHKEANLNRMTQLLAGLGNPQENQQFIHVTGTNGKGSVVKMVSCLIEELGLKVGRYTSPFIMRFNERIVINQEPISDADLVTVTQQIQTTVAQIQTTDPEFEVTEFEWITAMMFLYFKQQQVDVAVVEVGIGGLYDSTNVLTPLISVITSIGLDHQALLGKTFAEIATQKAGIIKAGHPVVIGQLPKEALTVVEETATRLNSSLAISGCDFSSAAVKTLPTWGQQLTFQNDAVTYRQLQIPLMGDYQIENAAVALQVFWCYLQLTQQKLEVRDIKRALKRVNWPGRFEKINDEPLIILDGAHNPEGVAQLVQTTRHQFKNRDIYLLFGALGDKNLDEMLPQLKKIATRMVLTTVPDNPRAATAAQYAAVDETITFEPDWPVALTELLADVSADDVLLVTGSLYLISTIRQYFKGE
- a CDS encoding septum site-determining protein MinC; amino-acid sequence: MDAVTLRGRKEGFELNIDAGADFDQALVALAELLNKIRLEQPQLGSDQIELELTTGRRLLNDAQKQALATVFEQFPEFNGTSIQSEVMTIEQAEIDRRENSIHVEPNVLRSGQEVNYVGDVLFVGNLHQGATLKATGSIFVLGEVAGIVHAGFPDNAEAVVAGDLSHALQLRIADAVEILDHKKTPFTAQSVSFINDLHVIDYGELTDLKQINPKLYRKMKEQ
- the mreD gene encoding rod shape-determining protein MreD, with the translated sequence MGVTRLQRRYLLPIYLLVAFYLDGAISHLCEQWLYTPDHTLISRLFMLVLVVTAFVLPEERQLTWYAAGIGLLYDLYYTGMIGMYTFAVPLIIYTVRYLKQYLPDSAFFIGLIDVLCLTLLESTIYIMNRLIGYATVTPVEFISNVLAPTIALNLVYFVFLYLPLKYLLLKLKSER
- the radC gene encoding RadC family protein, which produces MAGNTGQLQPREQLMQYGAASLSNEQLAIVILRSGNSHLSVGEVARKLLAHYPDFRDLEQASLTQLETLAGIGPVKAIEIQAICELSHRLQTQRTLRFGVVASSQMVGRRMIETLAGETQEQLLAVFLDVKNQIIQMKQIYIGTLDSSVAHPREVFKLAVRYSAAKFILVHNHPSGQLTPSTQDIAFTKRIVACGELMGIVCLDHLIIGSQQYLSLREEGYLVE
- a CDS encoding amino acid ABC transporter permease; translated protein: MIDYSLSILPALLSGAQMTLAVFGLTIIGAIPLGLLLSLGLLAKFKPLHYLLDLYVWLMRGTPLLLQLIFVFYGLPVVGIVFNRFDAALIAFILNYAAYFAEIFRGGFQAVDNGQIEAAEVLGLTYPQTIAKIIVPQTVKIVLPSVGNEVINLIKDSSLVYVIGIGDLLRAGNVASARDVNLLPLLLVGIIYLLLTAICTWALRRLERYYRYYR
- a CDS encoding HAD family hydrolase, giving the protein MTTRGIIFDMDGLLVDSEKIYYQANIRAAKEMGFDFTPEDHHAILGTTDTYLRNYFKAKLGSATAATEFIDRSYRNVATVVEADGVAIKPGLVDLLDYCDNQGISRVIASSNFRSMVDDFMQSTGLQSRFSQIVAGDEVTHGKPNPEIFLKALDRLALPAPSALVLEDSPNGVMAASKAAIPVIMVPDLIAPTAITNQQTLATVGDLAQVIPYLEK
- a CDS encoding amino acid ABC transporter ATP-binding protein translates to MFQLENINQSFKGRQILNDLNLSVESGSILAIVGPSGAGKSTLLRLMSGLDQPDSGRFIIDGKPYEPSNREQGARIGVVFQDFRLFPHLSVLENVTLAPIMVKKQPAKKAKADGAKLLQQLGLSAQAMAYPFQLSGGQRQRVAIARALAMQPEILCYDEPTSALDPSLVASVAQLILDLKQQGMTQIVVTHDIQFANQIADQIFELQPNGVQQNDEA